The Aythya fuligula isolate bAytFul2 chromosome 2, bAytFul2.pri, whole genome shotgun sequence genome contains a region encoding:
- the PLCL2 gene encoding inactive phospholipase C-like protein 2, which translates to MPTEKKISSASDCINAMVEGSELKKIRSNSRVYHRYFLLDADMQSLRWEPSKKDSEKAKIDIKSIKEVRTGKNTDIFRSNGIYDQISEDCAFSIIYGENYESLDLVANSADIANVWVTGLRYLISYGKHTLDMIESTQDNMRTSWLSQMFSESDVDNLGHIPLCTAVQFIKDLNPGLKTNKIELKFKELHRSKEKTGTEVTKEEFIEVFHELCTRPEIYFLLVQFSSNKEFLDTKDLMMFLEAEQGMAHVTEEISLEIIQKYEPAKEGQEKGWLSIDGFTNYLTSPDCHIFDPEHKKVCQDMKQPLSHYFINSSHNTYLIEDQFRGPSDITGYIRALKMGCRSVELDVWDGPDNEPVIYTGHTMTSQIVFRSVIDIINKYAFFASEYPLILCLENHCSIKQQKVMVQHMKKILGDKLHTQSPNIEDSYLPSPESLKGKILIKAKKLSSNCSGLEGDVTDEDEGAEMSQRVGKEGVEQQNSLTGKRFQLCKELSELVSICKSVQFKEFQVSFQLQKYWEVCSFNEVLASKYANENPGDFVNYNKRFLARVFPSPMRIDSSNMNPQDFWKCGCQIVAMNFQTPGLMMDLNIGWFRQNGNCGYVLRPAIMREEVSFFSANTKDTVPGVSPQLLHIKIISGQNFPKPKGSGAKGDVVDPYVYVEIHGIPADCAEQRTKTMHQNGDNPIFDESFEFQINLPELAMVRFVVLDDDYIGDEFIGQYTIPFECLQTGYRHVPLQSLTGEMLAHASLFVHVAITNRRGGGKPHKRGLSVRKGKKSREYASVRTLWIKTIDEVFKNALQPIRDATDLRENMQNAVVSFKELCGLSPVANLMQCILAVSTRLVGPDNTPLVVLNLNDQYPTMELQGIVPEVLKKIVTAYDMMIQTIRTLVENTDSLYEKIVQCQKAAMEFHENLHNIGAREGLKERKLQKSVESFTWNITILKGQADLLKYAKNEALENLKQIHYATLSCGLNKPGTENTEISKPRRSLEVIPEKAGDENGE; encoded by the exons ATGCCAACTGAGAAGAAGATCAGCAGTGCAAGTGACTGTATAAATGCGATGGTTGAAGGCTCTGAGCTCAAAAAGATTCGATCCAACTCTAGGGTGTATCACCGATACTTCCTTTTAGATGCGGATATGCAATCTCTACGCTGGGAACCTTCAAAAAAGGattctgaaaaagcaaagattgatattaaatcaataaaagaagtaagaacaggaaaaaatactgatatttttcGCAGCAATGGAATATATGACCAGATATCAGAAGACTGTGCATTTTCAATTATATATGGAGAAAACTATGAGTCTCTAGATCTTGTTGCTAACTCAGCAGATATTGCAAATGTTTGGGTTACTGGCTTAAGATACCTGATTTCTTATGGAAAACATACTTTAGATATGATAGAAAGTACTCAAGATAATATGCGGACTTCATGGCTATCACAAATGTTCAGTGAATCAGATGTAGATAATTTGGGACATATACCCCTCTGTACTGCTGTGCAGTTTATAAAAGACTTAAATCCtggtttgaaaacaaataaaattgaaCTAAAATTCAAGGAGTTACATAGATCAAAGGAAAAAACTGGTACTGAAGTAACAAAAGAAGAGTTTATTGAAGTTTTTCATGAGCTTTGTACCCGACCTGAAATCTATTTCCTCTTGGTTCAGTTTTCAAGCAATAAAGAATTCCTAGATACCAAGGACCTTATGATGTTTTTAGAAGCAGAACAGGGTATGGCACATGTCACGGAAGAAATAAGCCttgaaattattcagaaatatgaGCCAGCCAAAGAGGGCCAGGAAAAGGGTTGGCTGTCTATAGATGGGTTTACAAATTACCTTacttcaccagactgccacATATTTGATCCAGAACATAAAAAAGTTTGTCAAGACATGAAACAGCCATTAtctcattattttataaattcatcTCATAATACATACTTGATAGAGGATCAGTTTCGAGGGCCTTCTGATATCACAGGTTATATTCGCGCTCTTAAAATGGGTTGTCGAAGTGTTGAACTGGACGTGTGGGATGGTCCAGATAACGAGCCTGTGATTTACACAGGCCATACAATGACGTCACAGATTGTCTTCCGTAGTGTGATTGACATTATTAACAAGTATGCATTTTTTGCTTCAGAATATCCTCTTATTTTGTGTTTAGAAAATCATTGTTCTATTAAGCAGCAGAAAGTGATGGTACAACACATGAAGAAAATTTTGGGGGACAAACTACATACACAGTCTCCAAACATTGAAGACTCTTATCTTCCATCACCAGAATCACTTAAAGGGAAAATACTAATTAAAGCAAAGAAGCTTTCCTCTAATTGTTCTGGACTAGAGGGAGATGTTACAGATGAAGATGAAGGAGCAGAAATGTCACAGAGAGTGGGGAAAGAGGGTGTAGAACAACAGAACTCTCTGACTGGGAAACGATTTCAGCTCTGCAAAGAGCTCTCCGAGTTGGTAAGCATATGTAAATCAGTTCAGTTCAAAGAGTTTCAAGTTTCATTTCAGCTCCAGAAGTACTGGGAAGTGTGCTCATTTAATGAAGTGCTTGCTAGCAAATATGCCAATGAAAACCCAGGGGACTTCGTAAATTATAACAAACGTTTTCTTGCCAGAGTTTTTCCCAGTCCTATGAGGATTGACTCCAGTAATATGAATCCCCAGGATTTTTGGAAATGTGGTTGTCAGATAGTAGCCATGAACTTTCAAACGCCTGGCCTAATGATGGATCTTAACATCGGTTGGTTTCGACAAAATGGAAACTGTGGCTACGTCCTTCGTCCTGCTATCATGAGAGAAGAAGTATCCTTCTTTAGTGCAAATACAAAAGACACTGTGCCTGGAGTCTCACCTCAGCTGCTTCATATTAAAATCATTAGTGGGCAAAACTTTCCTAAACCCAAAGGATCAGGTGCCAAAGGTGATGTTGTGGATCCTTATGTCTATGTCGAAATACATGGAATCCCTGCAGACTGTGCAGAGCAAAGGACAAAAACTATGCACCAGAATGGGGACAATCCAATTTTTGATGAAAGttttgaatttcaaataaatttacCAGAACTAGCAATGGTGCGTTTTGTAGTACTGGATGATGATTACATTGGGGACGAGTTTATTGGGCAATACACTATTCCCTTTGAGTGTCTACAGACTGGTTATCGGCATGTTCCTCTGCAGTCTCTAACTGGTGAAATGTTGGCACATGCTTCCTTGTTTGTGCATGTGGCCATTACTAATCGAAGGGGTGGTGGGAAACCTCATAAGCGGGGCCTCTCTGTGAGGAAGGGCAAGAAATCAAGGGAGTATGCTTCTGTGAGAACATTGTGGATTAAAACAATAGATGAAGTGTTCAAGAATGCTCTCCAACCTATACGGGATGCCACGGATTTGAGAGAAAATATGCAG aATGCAGTAGTGTCATTCAAAGAATTATGTGGCCTCTCTCCTGTAGCAAATCTTATGCAGTGCATTTTGGCAGTGTCTACGCGCTTGGTCGGGCCTGATAATACACCCTTGGTAGTACTGAATCTCAATGATCAGTATCCAACTATGGAGCTCCAAGGGATTGTTCCAGAGGTCTTGAAAAAGATCGTAACAGCATATGACATG ATGATTCAGACCATCAGGACTCTAGTTGAAAATACAGATAGCTTGTATGAGAAGATAGTACAATGTCAGAAAGCAG CAATGGAGTTTCATGAAAACCTGCATAATATAGGAGCAAGAGAAggcttgaaagaaagaaagctgcaAAAATCTGTAGAAAGTTTTACGTGGAATATTACAATTTTAAAG